A single genomic interval of Sulfuricurvum sp. IAE1 harbors:
- a CDS encoding recombinase family protein — translation MLIGYMRVSTDGDRQSTDLQRDALISAGVDERHIFEDKASGSKDDRSGLAQTLEYVKAGDTLVVWKLDRLGRSLPHLIEIVNQLKSRGIGFKSLTEGMDTSSPSGELLFHVFGALAQFERSLIQERVNAGLAAAKKRGRIGGRPRAIPKEKMDAILEALNNGMSKAAVCRTFEVKRSTLIDTLQRYQQ, via the coding sequence ATGCTGATAGGATACATGCGCGTTTCGACTGACGGTGATCGGCAGAGTACCGATCTTCAACGTGATGCATTGATCAGTGCCGGAGTGGATGAACGGCATATTTTTGAAGACAAGGCTTCCGGCTCCAAAGATGACCGTTCCGGTTTGGCGCAGACACTGGAGTACGTCAAAGCAGGAGACACCCTCGTCGTCTGGAAGCTTGACCGCCTTGGGAGATCACTCCCCCATCTGATCGAGATCGTCAATCAGCTCAAATCCAGAGGGATCGGGTTCAAATCTCTGACAGAGGGGATGGATACCTCCAGCCCATCGGGAGAATTACTGTTTCATGTCTTTGGAGCATTGGCACAGTTTGAACGTTCACTGATTCAGGAACGAGTCAATGCCGGACTTGCAGCGGCAAAAAAGCGGGGACGAATCGGCGGACGACCGCGAGCAATTCCCAAGGAAAAGATGGATGCAATTCTGGAGGCGCTGAATAACGGGATGTCGAAAGCGGCAGTGTGTCGGACATTCGAGGTAAAAAGATCGACCTTAATAGACACCTTACAAAGATATCAACAATAA
- a CDS encoding DUF2971 domain-containing protein: protein MAQLFYRFRNINSLLGFEELQKQTIYFAPPEDLNDPMEGFRNLIWSGDTIAWKNLFKHYLMCLERVSSLLILCGEEHHTLKEGDLPIYNSYDHFPTPQYKKLFETIATDFFDLSINVIEKIATRTTPVKRYELQIYLTLIHLTAIEVIQKNYELCGFIPKREFSHTHISDTLAQIIIMIDTVEKMLQEAQGYQQVEDIFDMFKNFQDNITLRNKCEGTFCQDFPNRNFVLVDFPEKYLNEIEKLLYPQWYTACFMTESHSSSVWGHYGDGHKGVCLIFQSEHSENGDFIRLKGKVGWGSEGAIMGDRNHPFYQVNYEDGFEEIDFFKYIGSLPAHQLLSMWYTDEDKTLSKAADSYISNEEKWRQQYWNIYQRDILIKTKDWAYEKEYRLILNGLLEHDISKEHRLLTYDFKSLKGIIFGIKTSTEDKLKIIDIIRNKCKQHNRNDFEFYQAYYSSKDKNIQHRKMAFL, encoded by the coding sequence ATGGCACAACTATTTTATCGGTTTAGAAATATCAACAGTCTTTTGGGTTTTGAAGAGCTCCAAAAGCAGACTATCTATTTCGCGCCGCCAGAAGATTTAAATGATCCGATGGAGGGGTTTAGAAACCTGATTTGGTCTGGTGATACCATTGCATGGAAAAATCTTTTTAAACACTATCTTATGTGCCTGGAAAGGGTCAGCAGTCTGTTAATACTCTGTGGCGAAGAACATCACACGTTAAAAGAAGGTGATCTACCGATTTATAATTCTTATGATCATTTCCCGACACCTCAATATAAAAAGCTTTTTGAAACAATTGCGACTGATTTTTTTGATCTTTCCATAAATGTGATCGAAAAAATTGCCACCAGAACGACACCCGTCAAACGGTATGAATTACAAATATATTTGACTTTGATACACCTGACAGCTATCGAAGTGATACAAAAAAACTACGAGCTATGCGGGTTTATTCCTAAAAGGGAATTCAGTCACACCCATATTTCAGATACACTGGCTCAAATCATCATTATGATCGATACAGTCGAGAAAATGCTTCAAGAAGCTCAAGGATACCAGCAAGTTGAAGACATTTTCGATATGTTTAAAAATTTTCAGGACAACATTACTCTTCGCAATAAATGCGAAGGAACTTTTTGCCAAGACTTCCCCAATAGAAATTTTGTGCTCGTAGATTTTCCAGAAAAGTACCTGAACGAGATCGAAAAACTGCTTTATCCACAATGGTACACAGCTTGTTTTATGACAGAGTCCCATAGTTCTTCTGTTTGGGGGCATTATGGTGATGGCCATAAGGGGGTTTGTTTGATCTTCCAAAGCGAGCACAGTGAAAACGGGGATTTCATACGGCTAAAAGGCAAAGTGGGATGGGGCAGCGAAGGTGCAATAATGGGAGATCGGAACCATCCATTCTATCAAGTAAATTACGAAGACGGTTTTGAAGAAATCGATTTTTTCAAATATATTGGCAGTTTGCCAGCGCATCAATTATTGTCAATGTGGTACACCGACGAAGATAAAACACTCAGCAAAGCTGCGGATAGCTACATCTCTAATGAGGAAAAATGGCGACAGCAGTACTGGAATATCTATCAAAGGGATATTCTGATCAAAACAAAAGATTGGGCCTATGAAAAAGAATATCGCTTGATTCTGAATGGTTTACTGGAGCATGACATCAGCAAAGAGCATCGATTGTTGACATACGATTTTAAAAGCTTGAAAGGAATTATATTTGGCATAAAAACCTCTACAGAAGACAAATTAAAAATCATCGATATCATCAGGAACAAGTGCAAGCAACATAATCGTAACGATTTTGAGTTTTATCAAGCCTATTACTCATCAAAAGATAAAAATATCCAGCATAGAAAAATGGCTTTTTTATAA